In Raphanus sativus cultivar WK10039 chromosome 5, ASM80110v3, whole genome shotgun sequence, the following proteins share a genomic window:
- the LOC108857343 gene encoding protein FLUORESCENT IN BLUE LIGHT, chloroplastic isoform X3, with the protein MLMLQGIGRLKLPVMAVFLTNSILMCKPLDAFAAEVCQPEFNSMFSMPVFSLVALVGATVGGLLARQRRGELQRLNEQLRQINAALRRTAKIESYAPALSYAPAAVGARIPESEMVMMEPKKHELISKLKTGKTYLRNQEPEKAFEEFKTALELAQNLRDPIEEKKAARGLGASLQRQGKYRDAIQYHNMVLAISKREGEDSGSTEAYGAIADCYTELGDLEKAGKYYDIYIARLETD; encoded by the exons ATGTTG ATGTTGCAGGGAATTGGGAGGCTGAAACTACCGGTGATGGCAGTTTTTTTGACAAACTCGATTCTGATGTGTAAACCACTTGACGCTTTTGCTGCTGAGGTTTGCCAGCCAGAGTTCAACTCCATGTTCAGCATGCCTGTTTTCTCGCTTGTAGCTCTTGTTGGAGCCACTGTTGGAG GGTTGCTTGCTCGGCAGAGGAGAGGCGAGTTACAGAGGTTGAACGAACAGTTACGGCAGATCAACGCAGCTCTTAGGAGAACAGCGAAAATCGAGTCTTACGCACCAGCATTAAGTTACGCACCAGCAGCAGTAGGAGCTAGAATCCCAGAGAGCGAGATGGTCATGATGGAGCCAAAGAAACATGAGTTGATTTCCAAGTTGAAAACAGGAAAGACCTATCTGAGGAACCAAGAGCCAGAGAAAGCCTTTGAAGAGTTCAAGACAGCTTTGGAACTTGCACAGAATCTCAGAGACCCCATCGAAGAAAAGAAGGCTGCCAGAGGGTTAGGGGCTTCGCTGCAACGTCAAGGGAAGTACAGAGATGCCATACAGTATCACAACATGGTCCTAGCCATCTCGAAGAGggaaggagaagattctggAAGCACTGAAGCTTATGGAGCTATAGCGGATTGTTACACTGAGCTGGGAGATCTCGAGAAAGCCGGGAAGTACTATGACATCTACATTGCTCGGTTAGAGACAGACTGA
- the LOC108857343 gene encoding protein FLUORESCENT IN BLUE LIGHT, chloroplastic isoform X1, with protein sequence MAAIIGCCSSFSDASRGGPPSLERSRVPAKSVGYYSLVRTPSRHPISKTKPLSTTTTKPKERESKGIFFQTPFVTVETFDKLSDFEMLQGIGRLKLPVMAVFLTNSILMCKPLDAFAAEVCQPEFNSMFSMPVFSLVALVGATVGGLLARQRRGELQRLNEQLRQINAALRRTAKIESYAPALSYAPAAVGARIPESEMVMMEPKKHELISKLKTGKTYLRNQEPEKAFEEFKTALELAQNLRDPIEEKKAARGLGASLQRQGKYRDAIQYHNMVLAISKREGEDSGSTEAYGAIADCYTELGDLEKAGKYYDIYIARLETD encoded by the exons ATGGCGGCGATCATCGGGTGCTGCTCCTCCTTTTCCGATGCTTCCCGTGGGGGACCTCCGTCGCTAGAACGATCTCGAGTTCCAG ctAAATCTGTTGGCTACTACTCCTTAGTCAGAACACCTAGTCGTCATCCTATCTCCAAGACTAAACCTTTGTCTACTACTACTACCAAGCCCAAGGAGCGAGAAAGCAAGGGAATCTTCTTTCAAACACCATTTGTCACCGTGGAAACTTTTGACAAGTTATCAGATTTTGAG ATGTTGCAGGGAATTGGGAGGCTGAAACTACCGGTGATGGCAGTTTTTTTGACAAACTCGATTCTGATGTGTAAACCACTTGACGCTTTTGCTGCTGAGGTTTGCCAGCCAGAGTTCAACTCCATGTTCAGCATGCCTGTTTTCTCGCTTGTAGCTCTTGTTGGAGCCACTGTTGGAG GGTTGCTTGCTCGGCAGAGGAGAGGCGAGTTACAGAGGTTGAACGAACAGTTACGGCAGATCAACGCAGCTCTTAGGAGAACAGCGAAAATCGAGTCTTACGCACCAGCATTAAGTTACGCACCAGCAGCAGTAGGAGCTAGAATCCCAGAGAGCGAGATGGTCATGATGGAGCCAAAGAAACATGAGTTGATTTCCAAGTTGAAAACAGGAAAGACCTATCTGAGGAACCAAGAGCCAGAGAAAGCCTTTGAAGAGTTCAAGACAGCTTTGGAACTTGCACAGAATCTCAGAGACCCCATCGAAGAAAAGAAGGCTGCCAGAGGGTTAGGGGCTTCGCTGCAACGTCAAGGGAAGTACAGAGATGCCATACAGTATCACAACATGGTCCTAGCCATCTCGAAGAGggaaggagaagattctggAAGCACTGAAGCTTATGGAGCTATAGCGGATTGTTACACTGAGCTGGGAGATCTCGAGAAAGCCGGGAAGTACTATGACATCTACATTGCTCGGTTAGAGACAGACTGA
- the LOC108857343 gene encoding protein FLUORESCENT IN BLUE LIGHT, chloroplastic isoform X2 yields the protein MAAIIGCCSSFSDASRGGPPSLERSRVPAKSVGYYSLVRTPSRHPISKTKPLSTTTTKPKERESKGIFFQTPFVTVETFDKLSDFEGIGRLKLPVMAVFLTNSILMCKPLDAFAAEVCQPEFNSMFSMPVFSLVALVGATVGGLLARQRRGELQRLNEQLRQINAALRRTAKIESYAPALSYAPAAVGARIPESEMVMMEPKKHELISKLKTGKTYLRNQEPEKAFEEFKTALELAQNLRDPIEEKKAARGLGASLQRQGKYRDAIQYHNMVLAISKREGEDSGSTEAYGAIADCYTELGDLEKAGKYYDIYIARLETD from the exons ATGGCGGCGATCATCGGGTGCTGCTCCTCCTTTTCCGATGCTTCCCGTGGGGGACCTCCGTCGCTAGAACGATCTCGAGTTCCAG ctAAATCTGTTGGCTACTACTCCTTAGTCAGAACACCTAGTCGTCATCCTATCTCCAAGACTAAACCTTTGTCTACTACTACTACCAAGCCCAAGGAGCGAGAAAGCAAGGGAATCTTCTTTCAAACACCATTTGTCACCGTGGAAACTTTTGACAAGTTATCAGATTTTGAG GGAATTGGGAGGCTGAAACTACCGGTGATGGCAGTTTTTTTGACAAACTCGATTCTGATGTGTAAACCACTTGACGCTTTTGCTGCTGAGGTTTGCCAGCCAGAGTTCAACTCCATGTTCAGCATGCCTGTTTTCTCGCTTGTAGCTCTTGTTGGAGCCACTGTTGGAG GGTTGCTTGCTCGGCAGAGGAGAGGCGAGTTACAGAGGTTGAACGAACAGTTACGGCAGATCAACGCAGCTCTTAGGAGAACAGCGAAAATCGAGTCTTACGCACCAGCATTAAGTTACGCACCAGCAGCAGTAGGAGCTAGAATCCCAGAGAGCGAGATGGTCATGATGGAGCCAAAGAAACATGAGTTGATTTCCAAGTTGAAAACAGGAAAGACCTATCTGAGGAACCAAGAGCCAGAGAAAGCCTTTGAAGAGTTCAAGACAGCTTTGGAACTTGCACAGAATCTCAGAGACCCCATCGAAGAAAAGAAGGCTGCCAGAGGGTTAGGGGCTTCGCTGCAACGTCAAGGGAAGTACAGAGATGCCATACAGTATCACAACATGGTCCTAGCCATCTCGAAGAGggaaggagaagattctggAAGCACTGAAGCTTATGGAGCTATAGCGGATTGTTACACTGAGCTGGGAGATCTCGAGAAAGCCGGGAAGTACTATGACATCTACATTGCTCGGTTAGAGACAGACTGA